A genomic window from Treponema maltophilum ATCC 51939 includes:
- a CDS encoding glycine--tRNA ligase: MEDHAISMEKIVSLCKRRGFVFQSSEIYGGQAGAWDYGPLGVELKKNIQNAWWKEMTQLHDNIVGLDAAILMHPRVWEASGHVANFSDPLVDCKKCKMRYRADTMDQKALAEKKCPACGGELTEPREFNLMFKTHIGPAEDTASIVYLRPETAQGIYVNYKNIIQSNRMKIPFGIAQVGKAFRNEIVTKNFIFRTCEFEQMEMQFFVKPGDDDKFFEYWRNQRWEFYKKYGVRTEKLRWYHHEKLAHYAKDAYDIEYEFPMGFQELEGVHNRTDFDLKRHTEFSGKDMQYIDQDNGNERYIPYIIETSAGLTRNVLMFLCDSYEEEKVADKGNDDDWRTVLHFHPKIAPITVAVLPLMKKDGLAEIAQEIRDELKEDFVTDYDQAGAIGKRYRRQDEAGTPFCVTVDYDTKEDNSVTLRFRDSMEQVRVPRAALADRLRTEIKNYSRKGR, from the coding sequence ATGGAAGATCATGCGATTTCGATGGAAAAGATAGTCAGTTTGTGCAAACGGCGCGGCTTTGTGTTTCAGTCGTCCGAGATTTACGGCGGACAAGCCGGCGCATGGGATTACGGGCCCTTGGGTGTCGAGCTGAAAAAAAATATACAAAATGCGTGGTGGAAAGAAATGACCCAGCTGCACGACAATATCGTCGGGCTCGACGCGGCGATTCTTATGCACCCGCGCGTGTGGGAAGCGTCCGGCCACGTGGCGAACTTTTCCGATCCGCTGGTCGACTGCAAAAAATGCAAAATGCGCTACCGCGCCGACACTATGGATCAAAAAGCGCTCGCCGAAAAAAAATGCCCGGCTTGCGGCGGCGAATTAACCGAACCGCGCGAATTCAACCTGATGTTTAAAACGCACATCGGGCCTGCCGAAGATACGGCGAGCATCGTATACCTGCGCCCCGAAACCGCCCAAGGTATTTACGTCAACTATAAAAATATCATTCAGTCGAATCGCATGAAAATTCCGTTCGGCATCGCCCAAGTCGGCAAAGCATTCCGCAACGAAATCGTAACCAAAAACTTTATCTTCCGCACCTGCGAATTCGAGCAGATGGAAATGCAGTTTTTCGTAAAGCCCGGCGACGACGATAAATTCTTTGAATATTGGCGGAATCAACGGTGGGAATTTTATAAAAAATACGGCGTGCGCACGGAAAAACTGCGCTGGTACCATCACGAAAAACTCGCCCACTACGCAAAAGACGCGTATGACATTGAATACGAGTTTCCGATGGGCTTTCAGGAATTGGAAGGCGTTCATAACCGAACCGATTTCGACTTAAAGCGCCATACCGAATTTTCGGGCAAGGATATGCAGTACATCGATCAGGATAACGGCAACGAACGTTACATTCCCTATATTATCGAAACGTCGGCCGGCCTTACGCGCAACGTGTTGATGTTTTTGTGCGATTCGTACGAAGAAGAAAAAGTTGCCGACAAGGGTAACGACGACGATTGGAGAACCGTCCTGCACTTTCATCCGAAAATTGCGCCGATTACCGTTGCCGTTTTGCCGCTTATGAAAAAAGACGGTTTGGCCGAAATCGCTCAGGAAATTCGCGACGAATTAAAAGAAGATTTCGTTACCGACTACGATCAAGCCGGCGCCATCGGCAAACGCTATCGCCGTCAGGATGAAGCCGGAACGCCCTTTTGCGTTACGGTCGATTACGACACCAAAGAAGACAACAGCGTAACGCTGCGTTTCCGCGATTCGATGGAACAAGTGCGCGTGCCCCGCGCCGCTTTGGCCGATCGCCTGCGTACGGAAATAAAAAACTATTCGCGCAAAGGGCGCTGA
- the flcA gene encoding periplasmic flagellar collar protein FlcA: MPGINQLKQFDNDILPIGDEPEIRRKNGTTMPEFAVPENLPEGDDSLDFEFGLPQREEEAGENASGDEGASDAARDKTESDAGEIREESATLPEQPPIPSMEDLDPDIAAFLAGTAPSPAPSSRQKSGEPASSAVAADAGGEEVLPAADTALSSGFDLDDLGDLDNLDDLDMDSSFLSSSAPASKPQDTDFAPADLTAQTESPAESAKPADLTPQDKSSDEAEPANDSSASDEGFNLNADLPAELNEGFNLNADLPDELNEDLSHESDLSGTDFASAAKDFDLDEDIDFDGREADDLPAVSDSDAPEESGPGFGADDTDLDSFEIPGFSDTAAPTSSTQIFGAAKKKGSQTEEDFDRTYLSEQEYKRFRENLHTYPLNVRIAVEQLIAKNEFTDAAVMEVLFKVIKKVSARQLASHLEKMLDISISVPLNFERRTAEQYALYKTSLEYQLKNRIIPIAIAALVLGGFLYIFGYFFYTFMYRPLKAESLYRAGYNLIAQELYAQSETNFNKALTYKVKKKWFFKYARAYREKRQYERAAVMYEQLVKRFKFDKEGALEYAHMEADDLADYERAAVIVRRFILDYHINDKDAMLYLGDIYLDWAGTDGSDVEKAERFEQARLQYSTLMSLYGSNDMYLSRMLRYFIRTDNLREVLPLKTYFTSTKKTALKAQDLIDLGGYLLEKQYGYLPPADEYLRGYIDNVKRILERGIKADPTIPEGHYNLGRYFVRTGDTEQAKTALINALAMFDAAKKQSRERTLKHIDTYRLLGERYIAEQEYLLAEKQYAEGISLFEQRREYTGLTSDKNVGKLYADMADIDYFISGDIQTAFRNYKSAVENGYDTPSVRYRIGFVQYTDGKYAEALGSFIKTASEDASNRNLLLALGNVLSIRGDQAAARGYYERLIRILDSDRERFDILFPQVREDQYALVDLYLKASNNLGVTLSRLAAQTGSSSLQAQAIAQFAESVRAWDALTRNQKTMVRLEGSNLAAQNIKYITYPQRSFEPAIYAAIPPVLYGETGLKQYSLE; this comes from the coding sequence ATGCCCGGAATAAATCAGCTGAAGCAATTCGATAACGACATACTCCCTATAGGCGATGAGCCGGAGATACGGCGCAAAAACGGCACAACCATGCCCGAATTTGCCGTGCCCGAAAATCTTCCCGAAGGCGACGATTCTCTCGACTTTGAATTCGGCCTTCCGCAGCGCGAAGAAGAAGCCGGCGAAAATGCTTCGGGGGACGAAGGTGCATCCGATGCCGCCCGAGACAAGACCGAATCGGATGCCGGCGAAATTCGGGAAGAAAGCGCTACGCTGCCGGAACAGCCGCCCATCCCTTCCATGGAAGATCTGGATCCCGATATCGCGGCCTTTTTGGCCGGAACCGCTCCGAGTCCCGCTCCTTCTTCACGGCAAAAATCCGGTGAACCGGCATCTTCGGCCGTTGCCGCCGATGCCGGCGGCGAAGAGGTACTTCCGGCGGCGGACACCGCGTTGTCAAGCGGCTTCGACCTTGACGATCTTGGCGATCTCGACAATCTGGACGACCTCGATATGGATTCGTCCTTTCTTTCGTCTTCCGCGCCCGCTTCAAAACCGCAAGATACGGACTTTGCGCCTGCCGACTTGACGGCGCAAACGGAATCGCCCGCCGAGTCTGCAAAACCCGCCGATCTTACGCCGCAGGATAAATCGTCCGACGAGGCCGAACCGGCAAACGATTCTTCCGCTTCCGATGAAGGCTTCAATTTAAATGCCGACTTGCCCGCCGAACTGAACGAGGGCTTTAACTTAAACGCCGATTTGCCTGATGAATTAAACGAAGACCTTTCTCATGAAAGCGATTTGTCGGGCACCGATTTTGCATCGGCCGCAAAAGATTTCGACTTGGACGAAGATATCGATTTCGACGGTCGGGAAGCGGACGATTTGCCGGCCGTTTCCGATTCGGATGCGCCCGAAGAAAGCGGTCCCGGTTTCGGAGCCGACGATACCGATTTGGACAGCTTTGAGATCCCCGGTTTTTCGGATACGGCCGCACCTACTTCTTCCACTCAGATTTTCGGCGCCGCAAAGAAAAAGGGCTCGCAAACCGAAGAGGATTTCGACCGCACGTATTTGAGCGAACAGGAATATAAACGGTTCCGCGAAAATCTGCATACATATCCGCTGAACGTGCGCATCGCCGTCGAGCAGCTTATTGCAAAGAACGAGTTTACCGATGCGGCCGTAATGGAAGTTTTGTTCAAAGTTATAAAGAAGGTTTCCGCGCGTCAGCTTGCTTCGCATTTGGAAAAAATGCTCGATATTTCAATCAGCGTTCCTTTGAACTTCGAACGGAGAACGGCCGAGCAATACGCACTCTATAAAACGTCGCTGGAATATCAGCTGAAAAACCGGATTATCCCCATTGCGATAGCCGCGCTCGTTTTGGGCGGTTTTCTTTACATATTCGGGTATTTTTTCTATACGTTTATGTACCGCCCCTTAAAAGCCGAATCGCTGTATCGGGCGGGTTACAATCTTATCGCGCAGGAACTGTACGCCCAATCGGAAACGAATTTCAACAAAGCGCTTACCTATAAAGTAAAAAAGAAATGGTTTTTCAAGTATGCGCGCGCGTACCGCGAAAAGCGCCAATATGAGCGGGCCGCGGTTATGTATGAGCAGTTGGTTAAGCGCTTTAAATTCGATAAAGAAGGCGCGCTTGAATACGCGCATATGGAAGCCGACGATTTGGCCGATTACGAGCGCGCAGCCGTGATTGTCCGGCGTTTTATATTGGATTATCATATAAACGATAAAGACGCAATGCTGTATTTAGGCGATATTTATCTTGATTGGGCGGGTACGGACGGAAGCGATGTTGAAAAAGCCGAACGATTCGAGCAGGCGCGCTTGCAGTATTCGACGCTTATGAGCCTGTACGGATCGAACGATATGTATTTATCGCGCATGCTCCGCTATTTTATCCGTACCGACAATTTGCGCGAGGTTTTGCCGCTTAAAACGTATTTTACATCGACAAAGAAAACCGCATTGAAAGCGCAGGATTTAATCGATTTGGGCGGCTATCTTTTGGAAAAACAATACGGCTATCTTCCGCCTGCGGACGAATACCTTCGCGGCTACATCGATAACGTAAAAAGAATTCTTGAACGGGGCATAAAGGCCGACCCGACTATTCCCGAAGGTCATTACAATTTGGGCCGCTACTTTGTGCGCACGGGCGATACCGAGCAGGCAAAAACGGCTTTAATCAACGCGCTTGCGATGTTCGACGCCGCTAAAAAACAAAGCCGTGAGCGCACTTTAAAACACATCGACACCTACCGCCTGCTCGGCGAACGCTACATTGCCGAACAGGAATATTTGCTCGCCGAAAAGCAATACGCCGAAGGCATCAGTTTGTTCGAACAGCGAAGAGAATATACGGGTCTTACAAGCGATAAAAACGTCGGTAAACTGTATGCCGACATGGCCGACATCGACTATTTTATTTCGGGCGACATTCAGACGGCGTTCCGCAATTACAAGTCCGCAGTCGAAAACGGATACGACACGCCTTCGGTGCGCTACCGTATCGGCTTTGTGCAATACACCGACGGAAAGTATGCCGAAGCGCTCGGCTCTTTTATAAAGACCGCTTCGGAAGATGCTTCGAACCGCAATTTGCTCTTGGCTTTGGGGAACGTTCTTTCGATACGCGGCGATCAGGCGGCTGCCCGCGGCTATTACGAGCGGCTCATCCGCATTTTGGATTCCGACCGGGAACGCTTCGACATTTTGTTCCCGCAAGTGAGAGAAGATCAGTACGCGCTCGTCGATTTGTATTTAAAGGCTTCGAATAATTTGGGTGTAACGCTTTCGCGTCTTGCCGCTCAAACCGGCAGCAGTTCGCTGCAAGCGCAAGCCATCGCGCAATTCGCCGAATCCGTGCGCGCATGGGACGCGCTCACGCGCAATCAAAAAACGATGGTTCGGCTTGAAGGCAGCAATTTGGCCGCGCAAAACATTAAATATATTACGTACCCGCAGCGCTCTTTTGAGCCGGCAATTTACGCCGCGATTCCTCCGGTTTTATACGGCGAAACCGGTCTTAAACAATATTCTTTGGAGTAA
- a CDS encoding diacylglycerol/polyprenol kinase family protein, with protein sequence MPKFDGGENGVLARKYTNYKIKELVRKSIHLCAALVPFLLSVARVPVLCALGAVLIFYCVAEFLRMKGISVFIVSAITETASRKRDENRFVLGPVSLALGVLITALLFRPDAAAVGIYALAFGDGLASLAGKLFGITVIPHTAGKTVVGSLTCFTAIFLSAWAVCKHTFAALVIAFCGMCIELLPLKDFDNLIIPIALAAVAQFLFGI encoded by the coding sequence ATGCCGAAATTCGACGGCGGCGAAAACGGCGTTTTGGCGCGCAAATATACGAATTATAAAATTAAAGAACTGGTCAGAAAATCCATTCACTTGTGCGCGGCACTCGTTCCTTTTCTTTTGTCGGTTGCCCGCGTTCCCGTTTTATGCGCATTGGGCGCCGTGCTGATTTTTTACTGCGTCGCCGAATTTTTGCGTATGAAGGGCATTTCGGTTTTTATCGTATCGGCGATAACCGAAACCGCTTCGCGCAAGCGCGACGAAAACCGCTTTGTGCTCGGCCCCGTGTCTTTGGCGCTCGGCGTGCTTATAACGGCGCTTTTGTTCCGGCCGGATGCGGCTGCCGTCGGTATTTACGCGCTTGCCTTCGGCGACGGTTTGGCAAGCCTTGCCGGAAAATTGTTCGGCATAACGGTTATTCCGCACACGGCGGGGAAAACGGTTGTCGGGAGCCTCACGTGTTTTACCGCAATTTTTTTATCGGCATGGGCGGTGTGTAAGCATACCTTTGCCGCCCTCGTCATTGCTTTTTGCGGCATGTGTATAGAACTTTTGCCGCTGAAAGATTTTGACAATTTGATTATACCGA
- a CDS encoding aldo/keto reductase gives MEFIRLGKTDLMVSRSALDTDALFSAVQSGESSPEDFADFMHVAYENGINFFSVSAMHGFAAGTGQSNAAEPPEAFSKLSALLNEIRKSVKLAFISEAATGPELENDVRRALDFWRIDYFDLCRIRDPGFVPSAGSGLCESLKKLHENGTILHTGFVSDNCARIKEAVAGGLYEAVQFPYNFLAGEQEVLCADFCAEHDIGFIAEKPLARGLIKNVPLAFGFFRRSENAVPLWRIKTKEELQRIVYFEKNPPVIDEQFLKDLDEEKKRLSEAG, from the coding sequence ATGGAATTCATTCGTTTGGGAAAAACGGATCTTATGGTAAGCCGCTCCGCGCTGGACACGGACGCGCTGTTTTCCGCCGTGCAAAGCGGAGAATCTTCGCCCGAAGATTTTGCGGACTTTATGCATGTTGCCTACGAAAACGGCATCAATTTTTTTTCGGTGAGCGCGATGCACGGCTTTGCGGCCGGCACGGGACAGTCCAATGCCGCCGAACCGCCTGAAGCTTTTTCAAAACTGAGCGCTTTGCTTAATGAAATCCGAAAAAGCGTTAAACTTGCGTTTATAAGTGAGGCGGCAACGGGGCCGGAACTGGAAAACGACGTCCGGCGCGCCCTTGATTTTTGGCGCATCGATTATTTCGACTTGTGCCGCATACGCGATCCGGGCTTTGTTCCTTCGGCCGGAAGCGGCTTGTGCGAAAGTTTAAAAAAACTGCACGAAAACGGTACGATTCTTCACACCGGTTTTGTGTCGGACAACTGTGCGCGCATAAAAGAAGCCGTTGCAGGCGGTTTATACGAAGCCGTGCAATTCCCGTATAATTTTTTGGCGGGCGAACAGGAAGTTTTGTGTGCCGATTTTTGCGCCGAACACGACATCGGCTTTATTGCCGAAAAACCGCTTGCGCGCGGCCTTATAAAAAACGTTCCGCTCGCTTTCGGCTTTTTCCGCCGCAGCGAAAACGCCGTTCCTTTATGGAGAATCAAAACAAAAGAAGAACTGCAGCGCATTGTGTACTTCGAAAAAAATCCGCCCGTTATAGATGAACAGTTTTTAAAAGACCTCGACGAAGAAAAAAAACGTTTATCGGAAGCCGGATAA